In Balaenoptera ricei isolate mBalRic1 chromosome 4, mBalRic1.hap2, whole genome shotgun sequence, the following are encoded in one genomic region:
- the RSPH1 gene encoding radial spoke head 1 homolog isoform X5: protein MSDLGSEELEEEGENDLGEYEGERNEAGERHGHGKARLPNGDTYEGKYEHGKRHGQGTYKFKSGAWYVGEYVKNKKHGQGTFIYPDGSRYEGEWADDLRHGHGVYYYVNNDSYTGEWFAHQRHGQGTYFYAETGSKYVGTWVNGQQKGTAELIHLNHRYQGKFLNKNPVGPGKYVFDIGCEQHGEYRLTDVERGEEEEEEETLVTVVPKWKVTKITELALWTPTLPQEQPAADGPGQGEAPGAEGGGEPAEEVQPLTDVSEGELDSMQPGEEEGDTSREDGEEFRYDSLDQGNISFEEEEVRQPELLD, encoded by the exons ATGTCGGACCTGGGCTCGGAAGagttggaggaggagggagagaatgaTCTTGGG GAATACGAAGGGGAGCGGAACGAGGCCGGTGAGCGGCATGGACACGGGAAAGCGAGACTGCCCAATGGGGACACGTATGAAGGGAAATACGAACATGGTAAAAGACACGGCCAG GGGACCTACAAATTTAAAAGTGGTGCGTGGTACGTTGgagaatatgttaaaaataaaaaacatggtcAAGGCACTTTTATCTATCCAGACGGATCAAGATATGAAG GGGAGTGGGCGGACGACCTGAGGCATGGCCACGGCGTGTACTACTACGTCAACAATGACAGCTACACCGGGGAGTGGTTTGCTCACCAAAG GCACGGGCAAGGCACCTACTTCTACGCGGAGACGGGCAGCAAGTACGTGGGTACCTGGGTGAACGGCCAGCAGAAGGGCACGGCCGAGCTCATCCACCTGAACCACAGGTACCAGGGCAAGTTCTTGAACAAAAAT CCCGTTGGCCCTGGAAAGTACGTGTTTGATATTGGCTGTGAACAGCACGGGGAATATCGCTTAACAGACGTG gaaagaggagaagaggaagaggaggaggagacactGGTAACTGTCGTTCCAAAATGGAAAGTGACCAAAATCACAGAATTGGCCTTGTGGACCCCGACCCTCCCCCAGGAGCAGCCTGCTGCAGATGGACCAGGCCAGGGGGAGGCCCCAGGAGCTGAGG GCGGGGGAGAGCCGGCCGAGGAGGTCCAGCCTCTGACCGACGTGTCAGAGGGGGAATTAGATTCAATGCAGcccggagaggaggagggagacacCAGCAGGGAGGACGGAGAGGAGTTCCGCTATGACAGCTTAGACCAGG gAAACATTAGTTTCGAAGAAGAGGAAGTCAGACAGCCAGAACTGCTGGATTAA
- the RSPH1 gene encoding radial spoke head 1 homolog isoform X1: MSDLGSEELEEEGENDLGEYEGERNEAGERHGHGKARLPNGDTYEGKYEHGKRHGQGTYKFKSGAWYVGEYVKNKKHGQGTFIYPDGSRYEGEWADDLRHGHGVYYYVNNDSYTGEWFAHQRHGQGTYFYAETGSKYVGTWVNGQQKGTAELIHLNHRYQGKFLNKNPVGPGKYVFDIGCEQHGEYRLTDVSFGPHPLLPESETQAGASDLDFNNPSTGFWCSSSLSTTVLEKLRHLDTEESSVFLSDSMEVIGRGLSLFVTVLVTSELGSVTSESLLCRQWNEYGSCVALTFVSHPRSFKIHFQPLDYTMESWQSLRSLNPVIKMPKCNSKPVPSPLTLNIPCMLVKLHFFNLGKRRRGRGGGDTGNCRSKMESDQNHRIGLVDPDPPPGAACCRWTRPGGGPRS, encoded by the exons ATGTCGGACCTGGGCTCGGAAGagttggaggaggagggagagaatgaTCTTGGG GAATACGAAGGGGAGCGGAACGAGGCCGGTGAGCGGCATGGACACGGGAAAGCGAGACTGCCCAATGGGGACACGTATGAAGGGAAATACGAACATGGTAAAAGACACGGCCAG GGGACCTACAAATTTAAAAGTGGTGCGTGGTACGTTGgagaatatgttaaaaataaaaaacatggtcAAGGCACTTTTATCTATCCAGACGGATCAAGATATGAAG GGGAGTGGGCGGACGACCTGAGGCATGGCCACGGCGTGTACTACTACGTCAACAATGACAGCTACACCGGGGAGTGGTTTGCTCACCAAAG GCACGGGCAAGGCACCTACTTCTACGCGGAGACGGGCAGCAAGTACGTGGGTACCTGGGTGAACGGCCAGCAGAAGGGCACGGCCGAGCTCATCCACCTGAACCACAGGTACCAGGGCAAGTTCTTGAACAAAAAT CCCGTTGGCCCTGGAAAGTACGTGTTTGATATTGGCTGTGAACAGCACGGGGAATATCGCTTAACAGACGTG AGTTTTGGGCCGCACCCCCTTcttcctgaatcagaaactcaggcTGGGGCCAGCGATCTGGACTTCAACAACCCCTCCACGGGATTCTGGTGCAGTTCAAGTTTGAGCACCACCGTCCTGGAGAAACTCAGACATTTGGACACGGAGGAGAGCAGTGTATTTCTGAGTGACTCAATGGAAGTAATAGGCAGGGGTCTGTCACTCTTTGTCACAG tcctggTCACTTCTGAACTGGGAAGCGTTACGTCTGAAAGCCTTTTGTGCCGGCAGTGGAATGAGTACGGGAGCTGTGTTGCCCTCACCTTCGTGTCTCATCCTCGTTCTTTCAAGATCCATTTTCAGCCCTTGGATTATACTATGGAGAGTTGGCAATCACTCCGATCACTGAATCCTGTTATAAAAATGCccaaatgcaattcaaaacctgTCCCGTCTCCCCTCACTTTAAATATCCCATGCATGTTGGTcaagttacatttttttaacttaggaaagaggagaagaggaagaggaggaggagacactGGTAACTGTCGTTCCAAAATGGAAAGTGACCAAAATCACAGAATTGGCCTTGTGGACCCCGACCCTCCCCCAGGAGCAGCCTGCTGCAGATGGACCAGGCCAGGGGGAGGCCCCAGGAGCTGA
- the RSPH1 gene encoding radial spoke head 1 homolog isoform X2, whose protein sequence is MSDLGSEELEEEGENDLGEYEGERNEAGERHGHGKARLPNGDTYEGKYEHGKRHGQVGIGDLREWADDLRHGHGVYYYVNNDSYTGEWFAHQRHGQGTYFYAETGSKYVGTWVNGQQKGTAELIHLNHRYQGKFLNKNPVGPGKYVFDIGCEQHGEYRLTDVSFGPHPLLPESETQAGASDLDFNNPSTGFWCSSSLSTTVLEKLRHLDTEESSVFLSDSMEVIGRGLSLFVTVLVTSELGSVTSESLLCRQWNEYGSCVALTFVSHPRSFKIHFQPLDYTMESWQSLRSLNPVIKMPKCNSKPVPSPLTLNIPCMLVKLHFFNLGKRRRGRGGGDTGNCRSKMESDQNHRIGLVDPDPPPGAACCRWTRPGGGPRS, encoded by the exons ATGTCGGACCTGGGCTCGGAAGagttggaggaggagggagagaatgaTCTTGGG GAATACGAAGGGGAGCGGAACGAGGCCGGTGAGCGGCATGGACACGGGAAAGCGAGACTGCCCAATGGGGACACGTATGAAGGGAAATACGAACATGGTAAAAGACACGGCCAGGTCGGAATCGGTGACTTGA GGGAGTGGGCGGACGACCTGAGGCATGGCCACGGCGTGTACTACTACGTCAACAATGACAGCTACACCGGGGAGTGGTTTGCTCACCAAAG GCACGGGCAAGGCACCTACTTCTACGCGGAGACGGGCAGCAAGTACGTGGGTACCTGGGTGAACGGCCAGCAGAAGGGCACGGCCGAGCTCATCCACCTGAACCACAGGTACCAGGGCAAGTTCTTGAACAAAAAT CCCGTTGGCCCTGGAAAGTACGTGTTTGATATTGGCTGTGAACAGCACGGGGAATATCGCTTAACAGACGTG AGTTTTGGGCCGCACCCCCTTcttcctgaatcagaaactcaggcTGGGGCCAGCGATCTGGACTTCAACAACCCCTCCACGGGATTCTGGTGCAGTTCAAGTTTGAGCACCACCGTCCTGGAGAAACTCAGACATTTGGACACGGAGGAGAGCAGTGTATTTCTGAGTGACTCAATGGAAGTAATAGGCAGGGGTCTGTCACTCTTTGTCACAG tcctggTCACTTCTGAACTGGGAAGCGTTACGTCTGAAAGCCTTTTGTGCCGGCAGTGGAATGAGTACGGGAGCTGTGTTGCCCTCACCTTCGTGTCTCATCCTCGTTCTTTCAAGATCCATTTTCAGCCCTTGGATTATACTATGGAGAGTTGGCAATCACTCCGATCACTGAATCCTGTTATAAAAATGCccaaatgcaattcaaaacctgTCCCGTCTCCCCTCACTTTAAATATCCCATGCATGTTGGTcaagttacatttttttaacttaggaaagaggagaagaggaagaggaggaggagacactGGTAACTGTCGTTCCAAAATGGAAAGTGACCAAAATCACAGAATTGGCCTTGTGGACCCCGACCCTCCCCCAGGAGCAGCCTGCTGCAGATGGACCAGGCCAGGGGGAGGCCCCAGGAGCTGA
- the RSPH1 gene encoding radial spoke head 1 homolog isoform X4, with translation MSDLGSEELEEEGENDLGEYEGERNEAGERHGHGKARLPNGDTYEGKYEHGKRHGQVGIGDLSRHGQGTYFYAETGSKYVGTWVNGQQKGTAELIHLNHRYQGKFLNKNPVGPGKYVFDIGCEQHGEYRLTDVSFGPHPLLPESETQAGASDLDFNNPSTGFWCSSSLSTTVLEKLRHLDTEESSVFLSDSMEVIGRGLSLFVTVLVTSELGSVTSESLLCRQWNEYGSCVALTFVSHPRSFKIHFQPLDYTMESWQSLRSLNPVIKMPKCNSKPVPSPLTLNIPCMLVKLHFFNLGKRRRGRGGGDTGNCRSKMESDQNHRIGLVDPDPPPGAACCRWTRPGGGPRS, from the exons ATGTCGGACCTGGGCTCGGAAGagttggaggaggagggagagaatgaTCTTGGG GAATACGAAGGGGAGCGGAACGAGGCCGGTGAGCGGCATGGACACGGGAAAGCGAGACTGCCCAATGGGGACACGTATGAAGGGAAATACGAACATGGTAAAAGACACGGCCAGGTCGGAATCGGTGACTTGAGTAG GCACGGGCAAGGCACCTACTTCTACGCGGAGACGGGCAGCAAGTACGTGGGTACCTGGGTGAACGGCCAGCAGAAGGGCACGGCCGAGCTCATCCACCTGAACCACAGGTACCAGGGCAAGTTCTTGAACAAAAAT CCCGTTGGCCCTGGAAAGTACGTGTTTGATATTGGCTGTGAACAGCACGGGGAATATCGCTTAACAGACGTG AGTTTTGGGCCGCACCCCCTTcttcctgaatcagaaactcaggcTGGGGCCAGCGATCTGGACTTCAACAACCCCTCCACGGGATTCTGGTGCAGTTCAAGTTTGAGCACCACCGTCCTGGAGAAACTCAGACATTTGGACACGGAGGAGAGCAGTGTATTTCTGAGTGACTCAATGGAAGTAATAGGCAGGGGTCTGTCACTCTTTGTCACAG tcctggTCACTTCTGAACTGGGAAGCGTTACGTCTGAAAGCCTTTTGTGCCGGCAGTGGAATGAGTACGGGAGCTGTGTTGCCCTCACCTTCGTGTCTCATCCTCGTTCTTTCAAGATCCATTTTCAGCCCTTGGATTATACTATGGAGAGTTGGCAATCACTCCGATCACTGAATCCTGTTATAAAAATGCccaaatgcaattcaaaacctgTCCCGTCTCCCCTCACTTTAAATATCCCATGCATGTTGGTcaagttacatttttttaacttaggaaagaggagaagaggaagaggaggaggagacactGGTAACTGTCGTTCCAAAATGGAAAGTGACCAAAATCACAGAATTGGCCTTGTGGACCCCGACCCTCCCCCAGGAGCAGCCTGCTGCAGATGGACCAGGCCAGGGGGAGGCCCCAGGAGCTGA
- the RSPH1 gene encoding radial spoke head 1 homolog isoform X6: MGTRMKGNTNMVKDTARHGQGTYFYAETGSKYVGTWVNGQQKGTAELIHLNHRYQGKFLNKNPVGPGKYVFDIGCEQHGEYRLTDVSFGPHPLLPESETQAGASDLDFNNPSTGFWCSSSLSTTVLEKLRHLDTEESSVFLSDSMEVIGRGLSLFVTVLVTSELGSVTSESLLCRQWNEYGSCVALTFVSHPRSFKIHFQPLDYTMESWQSLRSLNPVIKMPKCNSKPVPSPLTLNIPCMLVKLHFFNLGKRRRGRGGGDTGNCRSKMESDQNHRIGLVDPDPPPGAACCRWTRPGGGPRS; the protein is encoded by the exons ATGGGGACACGTATGAAGGGAAATACGAACATGGTAAAAGACACGGCCAG GCACGGGCAAGGCACCTACTTCTACGCGGAGACGGGCAGCAAGTACGTGGGTACCTGGGTGAACGGCCAGCAGAAGGGCACGGCCGAGCTCATCCACCTGAACCACAGGTACCAGGGCAAGTTCTTGAACAAAAAT CCCGTTGGCCCTGGAAAGTACGTGTTTGATATTGGCTGTGAACAGCACGGGGAATATCGCTTAACAGACGTG AGTTTTGGGCCGCACCCCCTTcttcctgaatcagaaactcaggcTGGGGCCAGCGATCTGGACTTCAACAACCCCTCCACGGGATTCTGGTGCAGTTCAAGTTTGAGCACCACCGTCCTGGAGAAACTCAGACATTTGGACACGGAGGAGAGCAGTGTATTTCTGAGTGACTCAATGGAAGTAATAGGCAGGGGTCTGTCACTCTTTGTCACAG tcctggTCACTTCTGAACTGGGAAGCGTTACGTCTGAAAGCCTTTTGTGCCGGCAGTGGAATGAGTACGGGAGCTGTGTTGCCCTCACCTTCGTGTCTCATCCTCGTTCTTTCAAGATCCATTTTCAGCCCTTGGATTATACTATGGAGAGTTGGCAATCACTCCGATCACTGAATCCTGTTATAAAAATGCccaaatgcaattcaaaacctgTCCCGTCTCCCCTCACTTTAAATATCCCATGCATGTTGGTcaagttacatttttttaacttaggaaagaggagaagaggaagaggaggaggagacactGGTAACTGTCGTTCCAAAATGGAAAGTGACCAAAATCACAGAATTGGCCTTGTGGACCCCGACCCTCCCCCAGGAGCAGCCTGCTGCAGATGGACCAGGCCAGGGGGAGGCCCCAGGAGCTGA
- the RSPH1 gene encoding radial spoke head 1 homolog isoform X3, whose translation MSDLGSEELEEEGENDLGEYEGERNEAGERHGHGKARLPNGDTYEGKYEHGEWADDLRHGHGVYYYVNNDSYTGEWFAHQRHGQGTYFYAETGSKYVGTWVNGQQKGTAELIHLNHRYQGKFLNKNPVGPGKYVFDIGCEQHGEYRLTDVSFGPHPLLPESETQAGASDLDFNNPSTGFWCSSSLSTTVLEKLRHLDTEESSVFLSDSMEVIGRGLSLFVTVLVTSELGSVTSESLLCRQWNEYGSCVALTFVSHPRSFKIHFQPLDYTMESWQSLRSLNPVIKMPKCNSKPVPSPLTLNIPCMLVKLHFFNLGKRRRGRGGGDTGNCRSKMESDQNHRIGLVDPDPPPGAACCRWTRPGGGPRS comes from the exons ATGTCGGACCTGGGCTCGGAAGagttggaggaggagggagagaatgaTCTTGGG GAATACGAAGGGGAGCGGAACGAGGCCGGTGAGCGGCATGGACACGGGAAAGCGAGACTGCCCAATGGGGACACGTATGAAGGGAAATACGAACATG GGGAGTGGGCGGACGACCTGAGGCATGGCCACGGCGTGTACTACTACGTCAACAATGACAGCTACACCGGGGAGTGGTTTGCTCACCAAAG GCACGGGCAAGGCACCTACTTCTACGCGGAGACGGGCAGCAAGTACGTGGGTACCTGGGTGAACGGCCAGCAGAAGGGCACGGCCGAGCTCATCCACCTGAACCACAGGTACCAGGGCAAGTTCTTGAACAAAAAT CCCGTTGGCCCTGGAAAGTACGTGTTTGATATTGGCTGTGAACAGCACGGGGAATATCGCTTAACAGACGTG AGTTTTGGGCCGCACCCCCTTcttcctgaatcagaaactcaggcTGGGGCCAGCGATCTGGACTTCAACAACCCCTCCACGGGATTCTGGTGCAGTTCAAGTTTGAGCACCACCGTCCTGGAGAAACTCAGACATTTGGACACGGAGGAGAGCAGTGTATTTCTGAGTGACTCAATGGAAGTAATAGGCAGGGGTCTGTCACTCTTTGTCACAG tcctggTCACTTCTGAACTGGGAAGCGTTACGTCTGAAAGCCTTTTGTGCCGGCAGTGGAATGAGTACGGGAGCTGTGTTGCCCTCACCTTCGTGTCTCATCCTCGTTCTTTCAAGATCCATTTTCAGCCCTTGGATTATACTATGGAGAGTTGGCAATCACTCCGATCACTGAATCCTGTTATAAAAATGCccaaatgcaattcaaaacctgTCCCGTCTCCCCTCACTTTAAATATCCCATGCATGTTGGTcaagttacatttttttaacttaggaaagaggagaagaggaagaggaggaggagacactGGTAACTGTCGTTCCAAAATGGAAAGTGACCAAAATCACAGAATTGGCCTTGTGGACCCCGACCCTCCCCCAGGAGCAGCCTGCTGCAGATGGACCAGGCCAGGGGGAGGCCCCAGGAGCTGA
- the RSPH1 gene encoding radial spoke head 1 homolog isoform X7, protein MSDLGSEELEEEGENDLGEYEGERNEAGERHGHGKARLPNGDTYEGKYEHGKRHGQGTYKFKSGAWYVGEYVKNKKHGQGTFIYPDGSRYEGEWADDLRHGHGVYYYVNNDSYTGEWFAHQRHGQGTYFYAETGSKYVGTWVNGQQKGTAELIHLNHRYQGKFLNKNPVGPGKYVFDIGCEQHGEYRLTDVSWSLLNWEALRLKAFCAGSGMSTGAVLPSPSCLILVLSRSIFSPWIILWRVGNHSDH, encoded by the exons ATGTCGGACCTGGGCTCGGAAGagttggaggaggagggagagaatgaTCTTGGG GAATACGAAGGGGAGCGGAACGAGGCCGGTGAGCGGCATGGACACGGGAAAGCGAGACTGCCCAATGGGGACACGTATGAAGGGAAATACGAACATGGTAAAAGACACGGCCAG GGGACCTACAAATTTAAAAGTGGTGCGTGGTACGTTGgagaatatgttaaaaataaaaaacatggtcAAGGCACTTTTATCTATCCAGACGGATCAAGATATGAAG GGGAGTGGGCGGACGACCTGAGGCATGGCCACGGCGTGTACTACTACGTCAACAATGACAGCTACACCGGGGAGTGGTTTGCTCACCAAAG GCACGGGCAAGGCACCTACTTCTACGCGGAGACGGGCAGCAAGTACGTGGGTACCTGGGTGAACGGCCAGCAGAAGGGCACGGCCGAGCTCATCCACCTGAACCACAGGTACCAGGGCAAGTTCTTGAACAAAAAT CCCGTTGGCCCTGGAAAGTACGTGTTTGATATTGGCTGTGAACAGCACGGGGAATATCGCTTAACAGACGTG tcctggTCACTTCTGAACTGGGAAGCGTTACGTCTGAAAGCCTTTTGTGCCGGCAGTGGAATGAGTACGGGAGCTGTGTTGCCCTCACCTTCGTGTCTCATCCTCGTTCTTTCAAGATCCATTTTCAGCCCTTGGATTATACTATGGAGAGTTGGCAATCACTCCGATCACTGA